One stretch of Callospermophilus lateralis isolate mCalLat2 chromosome 11, mCalLat2.hap1, whole genome shotgun sequence DNA includes these proteins:
- the Tmc8 gene encoding transmembrane channel-like protein 8 — translation MLRPWSGQWGQAPGEAEPPPAGEELWEQEMERLYASQAPVRMLPYAIVDKRFIRHLREPNGVKSSCWQRWPRRWQIARRRLGEAAHRLAQGFGLWEGALYEIGGLFGTGIQSYFTFLRFLLLLNVLTVGLTASLVLLPLAWLRPPDPGPAQNLTLQCPGSHQPQIGIPKFHNQLWNVLTGRAFTNTYLFYGGYRAAPESSSAYSIRLAYLLSPLACLLLCFCGTLRRMVKGLPQRLLLGQDYRAPLSAKVFSSWDFCIRVQEAATIKKHEISNEFKAELEEGRRLQLARQRSPTQRACHLLTFLWVNVLIGLLVVGAISAIFWATKYSQDKKEEDLFVVLQYLPPGVIALVNFLGPLLFVFLVQLENYPPSTEVNLTLIWCVVLKLASLGMFSFSLGQSILCIGGNRTSCEAYGYNACDYQCWENAVGEELYKLIIFNFLLTVAFAFLVSLPRRLLVERFSGWFWTWLDREEFLVPKNVLDILAGQTVTWVGLFFCPLLPLLNSIFLFLTFYIKKYTLLRNSRPSPRLFRASSSTFFFQLVLLLGLLLAAVPLGYVVSSAHSSWDCGLFTNYSAPWQVVPEVVALWLPLPGQRALNYLSSHAFSFPLLILLSLVLTVCVSQSRANAKTIHELRKQLMWQGREKWHLVEDLSRLLPEPAPAPSHSPGPESPLSRASRPRSFYPGFPCPGSPGPRAPRPGPSRVVPTELSPGCPGPSSRFRYPSGGAL, via the exons ATGCTGCGACCGTGGTCAGGGCAGTGGGGGCAGGCCCCGGGGGAGGCAGAACCCCCGCCTGCAGGCGAGGAGCTGTGGGAGCAGGAGATGGAGCGGCTCTACGCCTCCCAGGCGCCAGTGCGGATGCTGCCCTATGCCATCGTGGACAAGCGCTTCATCCG GCACCTGCGGGAGCCGAATGGAGTGAAGAGCTCGTGCTGGCAGCGGTGGCCGCGCAGGTGGCAGATCGCTCGACGACGCCTGGGGGAGGCGGCGCACCGGCTGGCCCAGGGCTTCGGGCTCTGGGAGGGGGCTCTCTACGAGATCGGAG GCCTCTTCGGCACCGGGATCCAGTCCTACTTCACCTTCCTCCGTTTCCTACTGCTGCTGAACGTGCTGACGGTGGGGCTGACTGCCAGCCTGGTGCTACTGCCCCTGGCCTGGCTCCGCCCCCCGGACCCAGGCCCCGCCCAGAACTTGA CCCTGCAGTGCCCTGGCAGCCACCAGCCCCAGATTGGCATTCCGAAATTCCACAATCAACTTTGGAATGTTTTAACTGGCAGG GCCTTCACCAACACCTATCTCTTCTATGGCGGGTACCGGGCGGCGCCCGAGAGCAGCTCTGCATACAGCATCCGCCTGGCCTACCTCCTCAGCCCACTGGCCTGCCTGCTCCTCTGCTTCTGTGGGACCCTGCGGCG GATGGTGAAGGGGCTGCCACAGAGGCTCCTCCTGGGCCAGGACTACAGAGCACCTCTCAGTGCCAAGGTCTTCTCCTCCTGGGACTTCTGCATCCGGGTCCAGGAAGCGGCCACCATCAAGAAGCATGAAATCAGCAATGAATTCAAG GCAGAGCTGGAAGAGGGCCGGCGCCTCCAACTGGCGCGGCAGCGGTCCCCCACCCAGAGGGCCTGCCACCTGCTCACCTTCCTGTGGGTCAACGTCCTCATCGGGCTCCTGGTGGTTGGGGCCATCAGTGCCATCTTCTGGGCCACCAAGTACTCGCAGGACAAGAAGGAG GAGGACCTATTCGTGGTGCTACAATATCTCCCCCCAGGGGTCATTGCCCTGGTCAACTTCCTGGGTCCTTTGCTGTTTGTGTTCCTGGTCCAACTGGAGAACTACCCACCTAGCACTGAGGTCAACCTCACCCTCATCTG GTGCGTGGTGCTGAAACTGGCCAGCCTGGGCATGTTCTCCttctccctgggccagagcatccTGTGCATCGGCGGAAACAGAACCAGCTGCGAGGCCTATGGCTACAACGCCTGTGACTACCAG TGCTGGGAGAACGCAGTGGGTGAGGAGCTGTACAAGCTCATCATCTTCAACTTCCTCCTCACCGTGGCCTTCGCCTTCCTGGTCAGCCTGCCTCGGAG GCTGCTGGTAGAGCGATTCTCAGGCTGGTTCTGGACTTGGCTGGACCGAGAGGAGTTTCTGGTGCCCAAGAATGTGCTGGACATCCTGGCAGGGCAGACGGTCACCTgggtgggcctcttcttctgcccCCTGCTCCCCCTGCTCAACAGCATCTTCCTGTTCCTCACCTTCTACATCAAGAAG TACACCCTCCTGAGGAACTCCAGGCCTTCCCCACGGCTCTTCCGTGCCTCCAGCTCCACCTTCTTCTTCCAGCTGGTGCTGCTGCTGGGCCTGCTCCTGGCCGCAGTGCCCCTGGGCTACGTGGTCAGCAG CGCCCACTCCTCCTGGGACTGTGGACTCTTCACCAACTACTCAGCCCCCTGGCAGGTGGTCCCTGAGGTGGTGGCCCTGTGGCTCCCGCTGCCTGGCCAGCGGGCCCTCAACTACCTCAGTTCCCACGCCTTCAGCTTCCCCCTCCTCATCCTGCTCAG CCTGGTCCTGACCGTGTGCGTGTCCCAGTCCCGTGCCAACGCGAAAACCATCCATGAGCTCCGGAAGCAGCTGATGTGG CAAGGCCGGGAGAAGTGGCACCTAGTGGAGGACCTGTCGCGGCTGCTGCCAGAGCCGGCCCCGGCCCCGAGCCACTCTCCCGGGCCCGAGTCCCCTCTCTCCCGAGCTTCGCGCCCACGGTCCTTCTACCCCGGTTTCCCTTGCCCAGGCTCCCCGGGCCCCAGGGCCCCCCGACCGGGCCCTTCCCGGGTTGTTCCCACCGAGCTGAGCCCCGGGTGTCCGGGCCCCTCCTCCAGATTCCGCTACCCCAGCGGCGGGGCTCTGTAG